A stretch of Tripterygium wilfordii isolate XIE 37 chromosome 11, ASM1340144v1, whole genome shotgun sequence DNA encodes these proteins:
- the LOC120009516 gene encoding uncharacterized protein LOC120009516, which yields MDNQDSSTNNRLKRKQMMLQKRRVVGRSISPSKASSSNTFNQSNCKLLEPTQQHPQTIPLRSEESTNNTHLLLNFGFPEYTCNFCGAIFWFAERLKSYGSQNPIFSQCCRVGRIKLPKPREIPSPLKELMDYRGSSSSKLFRDNLRTYNSIFAFTSMGAKIDRDINKHPGPYVFKINGQNHHLIGSLLPMEGKTPNFAQLYIYDTDNEVANRMSTFTNTGSPKKIDEAVVAQLIAMFDRVNELVKVFRMARDRFTSGETHSLSLTLCGKRIGDGSQYNTPTASEMAGLIVGDLGQASQARDIIVEYQTKMLKQIDDLHPSFMAMQYPILFPYGEDGFRLKIPYQKQPNQPELKRGTVTRREYYAYMLQQRKNSPQLLISGGRLFQQYIVDAFTCIEDERLRYIRFKHQQEHHRCELYKGVQDAFLRGDVASSSIGQRVILPSSFTGGPRYMIQNYHDAMAICRTRGNPDLFITFTCNVNWIEIQNALSLIPGQKAQDRPDIVSRVFNMKLTEFMNDIRKNNYFGRVVAAIYTVEFQKRGLPHVHIIVWLNQQDKCPTVNDINKIISAEIPDKETDQELYNVVSKFMIHGPCGEANSQAPCIKEGKCMKHFPKKYSPETIIAEDGFIVYKRRDDDKVVVKVGVELDNRFVVPYNRGLLLKYQAHINVEWCNRSRSIKYLFKYVNKGPDRTRAVLRDSQEPNSEIVDEIRNYVDCRYLTAYESSWRIFEYHIHYKFPTVERLTIHMPLMNNIVFPGDKEIEELLNQPGIEKTMLTEWMFTNFMFEDARGLTYTEFPTYWRWDGAKKLWFRRKQGQCIGRISYIHPASGDLYYLRMLLSQVKGALNFTDIRTVKGVVHQTFKEACNAMGLIGDDREWHDAMDEASQWATSKELRQLFVTLIIFCEVTNVNHLFQTQLSNLRDDIIYKAQQRLGMSDINLTEEQTRNQVLIELQILFQRNGTCLTDFKLPTPTGGQVDDYNNTLLREEMSYNTIELQDQNHSLAQQLNDEQKIVYEAILTSVYQHSGGLFFVYGHGGTGKTFLYNAIISRLRSEGKIVLAVASSGIASLLLPGGRTAHSRFKIPIDVHEQSCCHIKKGTQLAQLLQITSLIVWDEAPMAHRNCFEALDRSLNDILSQNEDVHLDTALTFGGKTVLLGGDFRQILPVVVKGSRHDTIQSCIAKSALWNHCKIFQLKTNMRLSIIGLTEEEKSQMNNFARWLLDIGEGKVEAKRLNDEEEYASWIKIPDSMLILSEKGDVEDITSEIYDKLDMFYKEAKYLKERAILTATNEAVDVINTKVLSLIPSEEKNYLSFDSISKEAGASSEDDILYPTEFLNSLSFPGVPNHQLSLKINTPVMLLRNINQSMGLCNGTRLMIKRLGDRIIEAVIMTGSNIGDKVYIPRIIMSATDKKWPFTLKRRQFPIRLCYAMTINKSQGQTLEKVGLYLPRPVFSHGQLYVAASRVTTYKGLKVMLGSTNEDNNGYTKNIVYHEIFHEL from the coding sequence ATGGATAACCAGGACTCAAGTACGAATAATCGGCTAAAGAGAAAGCAAATGATGCTGCAAAAAAGGCGAGTTGTTGGAAGATCTATTAGTCCCAGCAAAGCCTCATCTTCCAATACATTTAATCAAAGTAATTGTAAACTTCTAGAGCCAACTCAACAACATCCTCAAACCATACCACTTAGATCAGAAGAATCTACAAATAACACTCATCTTCTTCTCAATTTTGGTTTCCCAGAGTATACTTGCAACTTTTGTGGCGCAATCTTCTGGTTTGCAGAACGACTAAAATCTTATGGATCTCAAAACCCAATTTTCTCACAGTGTTGTAGGGTGGGTCGTATTAAGCTTCCTAAACCTAGAGAAATTCCATCCCCCCTAAAAGAACTAATGGATTACAGAGGTTCTTCATCTTCAAAGCTTTTCCGTGACAATTTAAGGACATACAACTCTATCTTCGCCTTTACATCAATGGGTGCAAAAATTGATAGAGATATCAACAAGCATCCAGGCCCATATGTTTTCAAGATCAATGGGCAAAATCATCACCTAATAGGATCTCTCCTTCCAATGGAAGGAAAAACACCAAATTTTGCCCAGCTATACATATATGACACAGATAATGAAGTTGCTAATAGGATGTCTACCTTTACAAACACTGGAagcccaaaaaaaattgatgaggCAGTTGTGGCTCAGTTAATTGCAATGTTTGATAGAGTTAATGAGCTGGTGAAGGTATTTCGCATGGCAAGAGATAGGTTTACAAGTGGTGAAACACATTCTCTTTCTTTAACACTGTGTGGGAAACGTATTGGAGATGGATCACAGTATAACACACCTACTGCTTCTGAAATGGCTGGTTTAATCGTTGGAGATTTGGGTCAGGCAAGTCAAGCACGAGACATAATTGTGGAATATCAGACTAAAATGCTCAAACAAATAGATGATCTACACCCATCATTCATGGCAATGCAATACCCGATTTTATTTCCCTACGGTGAAGATGGATTCAGGCTTAAGATCCCTTACCAGAAACAACCAAATCAACCAGAATTGAAACGAGGAACAGTGACACGGAGAGAATACTATGCGTATATGTTACAACAAAGGAAAAACTCTCCTCAGTTATTAATTAGCGGTGGCAGATTGTTCCAGCAATATATAGTCGATGCATTTACATGCATTGAGGATGAGAGGCTACGTTATATTAGATTTAAACATCAACAAGAACATCATAGGTGTGAATTGTATAAAGGAGTTCAGGATGCATTTCTTCGTGGTGATGTAGCCTCAAGTTCAATAGGCCAACGAGTAATATTGCCTTCAAGTTTTACTGGAGGACCAAGATATATGATTCAAAACTATCACGATGCAATGGCAATTTGCCGAACTAGGGGTAATCCAGATTTGTTCATCACTTTCACATGTAATGTAAACTGGATAGAAATTCAGAATGCTCTAAGTTTAATCCCTGGACAAAAAGCACAGGATAGACCAGACATAGTCTCCCGGGTTTTTAACATGAAACTTACAGAATTTATGAACGACATAAGGAAGAACAATTATTTTGGCAGAGTCGTCGCTGCTATTTACACAGTTGAATTCCAAAAAAGAGGACTTCCTCATGTGCATATTATAGTCTGGTTGAATCAACAAGACAAGTGCCCAACTGTAAACGATATCAACAAGATAATATCTGCTGAAATACCAGATAAAGAGACAGACCAAGAGTTATACAATGTTGTGTCAAAGTTTATGATCCATGGCCCATGTGGAGAAGCAAATTCCCAGGCTCCTTGTATTAAAGAGGGTAAGTGCATGAAACATTTTCCTAAGAAATACAGCCCTGAAACAATAATAGCAGAGGATGGATTTATCGTTTATAAAAGACGAGATGATGATAAAGTTGTAGTTAAAGTTGGGGTTGAACTTGACAATAGATTTGTGGTTCCATATAACAGAGGACTGCTCTTGAAGTACCAAGCACATATAAATGTCGAATGGTGTAATCGTTCTAGGTCAATCAAATATTTATTCAAATATGTTAACAAAGGACCTGATAGAACTAGAGCTGTGTTAAGGGACTCACAAGAACCTAATTCTGAGATAGTTGACGAGATACGAAATTATGTGGATTGTAGGTATCTTACTGCATACGAGTCATCTTGGAGAATTTTTGAATATCATATCCACTATAAATTCCCTACTGTTGAAAGACTGACAATTCATATGCCACTGATGAATAACATAGTATTTCCAGGAGATAAAGAAATTGAGGAACTTTTGAACCAGCCTGGGATAGAGAAAACAATGTTGACTGAATGGATGTTTACAAATTTCATGTTTGAAGATGCAAGAGGACTTACATATACTGAATTTCCAACATATTGGAGATGGGATGGAGCAAAAAAATTATGGTTTAGGAGAAAACAAGGTCAATGTATTGGGCGGATATCATATATTCATCCAGCTTCTGGAGATCTTTACTATTTGCGTATGTTACTCAGCCAAGTTAAAGGAGCACTCAATTTCACTGATATTAGAACTGTCAAAGGGGTTGTACATCAAACATTTAAAGAAGCATGTAATGCAATGGGCTTGATAGGGGATGATAGAGAATGGCACGACGCAATGGATGAAGCTTCACAATGGGCAACCTCAAAGGAGCTTAGGCAATTGTTTGTCACATTAATAATATTCTGCGAAGTGACGAATGTCAATCATTTGTTTCAAACACAGCTGTCTAATTTAAGGGATGATATCATTTACAAAGCTCAACAAAGGCTTGGGATGAGCGACATCAATTTAACAGAGGAACAAACAAGAAATCAGGTGTTAATTGAGCTGCAAATTTTGTTCCAAAGAAATGGTACGTGCCTCACTGACTTTAAGTTACCAACACCTACTGGAGGACAAGTAGATGACTATAACAATACATTGCTAAGGGAAGAGATGAGTTACAACACAATTGAACTGCAggatcaaaatcattctcttgcGCAGCAGTTAAATGATGAACAAAAAATTGTCTACGAGGCAATATTGACATCGGTTTATCAACATAGTGGAggtttattctttgtttatggACATGGCGGAACAGGAAAAACTTTTTTATATAACGCAATAATATCTCGCTTAAGATCAGAGGGAAAAATTGTATTGGCGGTTGCATCTTCTGGAATAGCATCTTTGCTCTTGCCTGGAGGCCGCACAGCTCACTCGAGATTCAAAATACCAATTGATGTCCATGAACAATCATGCTGCCACATAAAGAAAGGCACACAGCTTGCACAACTGCTACAAATTACAAGCCTCATTGTATGGGACGAAGCACCCATGGCACATCGAAATTGCTTCGAGGCACTCGATAGGTCCCTAAATGATATTCTTTCACAGAATGAGGATGTTCATCTAGATACAGCCCTAACTTTTGGTGGGAAAACAGTTTTACTAGGTGGAGACTTTAGACAGATATTGCCAGTGGTTGTAAAAGGTTCGAGGCACGATACCATACAGTCTTGCATTGCAAAATCAGCCCTATGGAACCACTGCAAAATATTCCAACTGAAAACTAATATGAGGTTATCTATAATTGGTttgacagaagaagaaaaatcacaGATGAACAACTTTGCAAGGTGGCTATTAGATATTGGTGAGGGTAAAGTTGAAGCTAAAAGACTCAATGATGAAGAAGAATACGCAAGTTGGATAAAAATACCTGATTCAATGCTTATACTTTCTGAAAAAGGAGATGTTGAAGATATAACCTCAGAGATATATGATAAATTAGACATGTTCTACAAGGAAGCAAAATACCTGAAAGAAAGAGCAATTCTCACAGCAACTAATGAGGCAGTTGATGTCATTAACACAAAAGTTTTATCTCTTATTCCttctgaagaaaaaaattacctTAGTTTTGATTCAATTAGCAAAGAAGCTGGTGCTTCATCTGAAGATGATATTCTATATCCCACGGAGTTCCTAAACTCCTTATCGTTCCCTGgagttccaaatcatcaactttCCCTCAAAATAAATACCCCAGTTATGTTGCTGCGAAATATAAACCAGAGCATGGGATTATGTAATGGGACCAGGTTAATGATCAAAAGATTGGGAGACAGGATCATTGAGGCTGTTATCATGACAGGGAGTAACATTGGTGATAAAGTCTACATACCAAGAATTATAATGTCAGCAACCGACAAAAAATGGCCCTTCACACTGAAAAGAAGACAATTCCCAATAAGATTGTGTTATGCAATGACAATAAACAAAAGTCAAGGACAAACTCTTGAGAAGGTGGGTTTATATCTTCCAAGACCCGTGTTCTCCCATGGACAATTGTATGTGGCAGCATCAAGGGTGACGACGTATAAAGGACTTAAAGTAATGTTGGGTTCTACCAATGAAGACAACAATGGATACACAAAAAACATTGTGTATCACGAAATCTTTCATGAACTATAA